ttaactatttgttttgttgttttgaattagcgaaaggttcttcaatttgtatctcaaattgttgcgtttccttaatggcataacaaaatcaaattgatttatgactaattcagtatcaattattttcaataatcaatctttttcaatttcaattataacaatataaattataacaatatatatgtgtatatgtaaacctcaaaacagaaattgttacacagataccgctcttatgtacatatcccatatccctatagagaatcgtcgtgccttcttttttcattttctatATGCAATAGAAAAAATAGGAATTATGATATAGTGCGACCTGACTTCTGTTGCCACAAGTGAAATTACGATAAAAGATGTGATATGCGGACAGGTAGATAGCTATATTGGCATGCACTTAATAAATATTACTCCTATTACGCAATTCAATCATATTCTATATATTCTACTAGCAAAAAAATAATTCGAAATTTTTTTTGAACATGAAATGAAACTCaaataaaattaagtatgctaaaaagggaaactctatattgttcctgttgtacctgtcgcaaattcgaacttgcgtcgaaaatgctcttcattcctctgtctcatttccgttcatacgtatgaaatacatatatggtatatggagttggctaaaatttcatgtgattcagtaaacagaatatacattccatcattgctagatcgatccgtatggttcgataaatagtgagctaataatgggatttttcaataaacaggaaacttaagattaagatgctccggaatgatggaaatgagggaatgtccacaatacctggatttagtcagatccaatttgagggattttgtaggttcattaatgagggcttgacggaagaatttcataagtttccaaaaattgaagatacagatcaagaaattgaatttaaattatttgtggaaagatatcaattggtagaacccttgataaacgaaagagatgctgtgtatgaatcactcacatattcttctgaattatatgtacccgcgggattaatttggaaaaccggtagagatatgcaagaacaaaccgtttttattggaaacattcccctaatgaattccctgggaacctttatagtaaatggaatatacagaattgtgatcaatcaaatattgcaaagtcctggtatttactaccgttcagaattggaccataacggaatttctgtctataccagcacaataatatcagattggggaggaagatcggaattagaaattgatagaaaagcaaggatatgggcccgtgtaagtaggaaacaaaaaatatctattctaattctatcatcagctatgggttcgaatctaagagaaattctagataatgtttgttaccctgaaattttcttgtctttcccgaatgataaggagaaaaaaaagattgggtcaaaagaaaatgctattttgGAATTTTATCAACAATTTGCTTGTGTAGGCGGGGATCCGGTATTTTCTGAGTCTTTATGTAAAGAATTACAAAAGAAATTTTTTCAACAAAGATGTGAATtaggaaggattggtcgacgaaaTATGAACCGGAGACTGAATCTTGATATACCTCAGAACAATACATTTTTATTACCACGAGATGTATTGGCTGCTGCGGATCATTTGATCGGAATTAAATTTGGAATGGGTACACTTGACGATATGAATCACTTGAAAAATAAACGGATTCGTTCTATAGCGGATCTGTTACAGGATCAATTCGGACTGGCTCTTGTTCGTTTAGAAAATGCGGTTCGAGGAACTATATGTGGAGCAATTCGGCATAAATTGATACCGACTCCTCAAAATTTGGTAACTTCAACTTCATTAACAACCACTTATGAATCGTTTTTTGGCCTACATCCTTTATCTCAAGTTTTGGATCGAACTAATCCATTGACACAAATCGTTCATGGGCGAAAATTGAGTTATTTGGGTCCTGGAGGATTGACGGGGCGAACTGCTAGTTTTCGGATACGAGATATTCATCCTAGCCACTATGGACGTATTTGTCCAATTGACACGTCCGAAGGAATCAATGTTGGACTTATTGGATCCTTAGCCATTCATGTGAGGATTGGCCATTGGGGATCTATAGAGAGTCCATTTTATGAAATATCTGAAAGATCAAAAGAGGCACAGATAGTTTATTTATCACCAAATAGAGATGAATATTATATGGTAGCAGCGGGAAATTCTTTGGCCTTGAATCGGGGTATTCAGGAAGAACAGGTTGTTCCAGCCCGATACCGTCAAGAGTTCCTGACTATTGCATGGGAACAGATTCATCTTAGAAGTATTTTTCCCTTCCAATATTTTTCTATTGGAGCTTCCCTCATTCCTTTTATCGAGCATAATGATGCGAATCGGGCTTTAATGAGTTCTAATATGCAGCGCCAAGCAGTTCCGCTTTCTCAGTCCGAGAGGTGCATTGTTGGAACTGGACTGGAACGCCAAACGGCTCTGGATTCGGGGGTTTCCGCTATAGCCGAACACGAGGGAAAGATCATTTATACTGACCCTCACAAGATCATTTTATCAAGTAATGGGGACACTACTATAAGTATAAGTATTCCATTAGTTATCTATCAACGTTCCAACAAAAATACTTGTATGCATCAAAAACCTCAGGTTCCGCGGGGTAAATGCattaaaaaaggacaaattttagCGGACGGTGCGGCTACAGTTGGGGGGGAACTTGCTTTAGGAAAAAACGTATTAGTAGCTTATATGCCATGGGAGGGTTACAATTCTGAAGACGCAGTACTAATTAGCGAACGTCTGGTATATGAAGATATTTATACTTCTTTTCACATCCGGAAATATGAAATTCAGACTCATGTGACAAGCCAAGGACCTGAAAGAATCACTAAGGAAATACCACATCTAGAGGCTCATTTACTCCGCAATTTAGACAGAAATGGAGTTGTGATGCTGGGATCTTGggtagaaacaggtgatattttaGTAGGTAAATTAACACCTCAGACAGCAAACGAATCGTCGTATGCTCCAGAGGATAGATTATTACGAGCCATACTTGGAATTCAGGTATCCACTGCAAAAGAAACTTCTCTAAAACTACCTATAGGCGGAAGAGGTCGCGTTATTGATGTGAGATGGATCCGGAAAAAGGGGGGTTCCTGTTATAATTCAGAAATGATTCGTGTATATATTTCACAGAAACGTGAAATCAAAGTAGGTGATAAAGTAGCTGGAAGACATGGGAATAAGGgtatcatttcaaaaattttgcCTAGACAAGATATGCCCTATTTGCAAGATGGAACACCTGTTGATATGGTCTTCAACCCATTAGGAGTACCATCACGAATGAATGTGGGACAGATATTTGAATGCTCGCTCGGGTTAGCGGGGGATCTGCTAAAGAGACATTATAGAATAGCACCTTTTGATGAGAGATATGAGCAAGAGGCTTCGAGAAAACTAGTGTTTTCCGAATTATATGAAGCCAGTAAGCAAACAAAAAATCCATGGGTATTTGAACCCGAATATCCGGGAAAAAGCAGAATATTTGATGGAAGAACAGGAAATCCTTTTGAACAACCTGTTCTAATAGGAAAgtcctatattttaaaattaattcatcAAGTTGATGATAAAATCCATGGACGTTCTAGTGGACATTACGCACTTGTTACACAACAACCCCTTAGAGGAAGGGCGAAGCAAGGGGGACAACGAGTAGGGGAAATGGAAGTTTGGGCTCTAGAGGGATTTGGTGTTGCTCATATTTTACAAGAGATGCTTACTTATAAATCTGATCATATTAGAGCTCGTCAAGAAGTACTTGGTGCTACgatcattggaggaagagtatctAACCCAGAAGATGCTCCAGAATCTTTTCGATTGCTCGTTCGAGAACTACGATCTTTAGCTCTAGAACTGAATCATTTCCTTGTATCTGAGAAGAACTTCCAGATTAATAGGAAGGAAGCTTGATCTGAATGAATCAGAATTTCTATTCTATGATTGACCGGTATAAACATCAACAACTTCGAATTGGACTAGTTTCTCCTCAACAAATAAAGGCTTGGGCCAACAAAATTTTACCTAATGGAGAGATAGTTGGAGAGGTGACAAAGCCCTATACGTTTCATTATAAGACCAATAAACCAGAAAAAGATGGATTGTTTTGTGAAAGAATCTCTGGGCCCATAAAAAGTGGAATTTGTGCTTGtggaaattatcgagtgattggaGCTGAAAAAGAAGACCCGAAATTTTGTGAACAATGCGGGGTGGAATTTGTTGATTCTCGGATACGAAGATATCAAATGGGATACATCAAACTCGCATGTCCAGTGACTCATGTGTGGTATTTGAAACGTCTTCCTAGTTATATCGCGAATCTTTTAGATAAACCCCTTAAGGAATTAGAAGGCCTAGTATACTGCGATGTgtgatttgatcaaaattttcgttTTACAGATTCGGACTGAGAAACTGTCATCCCATTCAATCCGATTGGGGTGCCCCCGGCTCTGACATGTGTTTTGGGAGAAGTAAAAGTAACACGAAACTCAGAATTATAGGTGTATTCAATACTTCCAAATGCAAGGGGAATTGATCCATGGTCGATTCCGTATAAATAGGAATTGCTAGTTATACCTCGTGAAAAAACACTTTTTTGTGGAATCAGCTATTCCATTTCTTTATAGAGAGATTCCGTTTAAGCAAGCAAATATAGTATGGTTACAGAAGTCTATCTATCGCATATATGCTTCAAGGGGCATCATGGGATAACCATCGAGGTGAGTAGGGACCTAAAGGATCGAATAGAACGATATATAGACAAGTAAATCCCTTACGAGTCCCAAAGTATTCTTTTAAGGGGATTCATCATTTGACGGGAAGTAGACTACTCAAAAATCCTACATTTTTATTTTGTCATAAGTAATtcggaaaatgaaagtaaaaaaagaagaatgaatcgttggtccttagtgggaacttgagtaaggagtagttctttgtttgtagggtttttcgaacaaactttttaaataagaaagaatcccctttttgaggtaactacttgagccggatgaaaggaaaccttcacgtccgattttaaaagggggaatccaatcctacaggaacctatctcgatttttcttttgctaggcccatagcgaaaaaacctactttcttacgattacgaggtttattcgaatatgaaatccaatctcggaaatacagcataccacttttttttactacccaaggcttcgagacatttcgaaatcgagaaatctctacaggagcaggtgctatcagagaacaattagccgattcagatttgcgaattattacgggtaattcattagtagaatggaaggaattaggggaggaggggtccactggaaatgaatgggaagatagaaaaattagaagaagaaaggattttttggttagacgcatggaattagctaaacattttattcgaacaaatgtagaaccagaatggatggttttgtgcttattaccagttcttcctcccgagttgagaccaatcattcagatagatgggggtaaactaatgagttcggatattaatgaactctatagacgagttatctatcggaataatactcttaccgatctattagcaacaagtagatctacgccaggggaattagtaatgtgtcaggagaaattggtacaagaggccgtggatacacttcttgataatgggatccgtggacaaccaatgagggatggtcataataaaGTTTACAAGTCATTTTCAGATGTAATTGAAGGCAAAGAGGGAAGATTTCGTGAGACTCTGCTTGGTAAACGTGTCGATTATTCGGGACGTTCCGTCATTGTCGTGGGTCCTTCGCTTTCATTACATCAGTGTGGATTACCTCGAGAAATAGCAATAGAGCTTTTCCAAACATTTGTAATTCGTGGTCTAATCAGACAACATGTTGCTTCTAACATAGGAATTGCTAAAAGTAAAATTCGGGAAAAAGAACCCATTGTATGGGAAATACTTCAAGAAGTTATGCGGGGGCATCCTGTATTATTGAATAGAGCACCCACCCTGCACAGATTAGGCATACAGGCGTTCCAACCCTTTTTAGTGGAGGGACGCGCTATTTGTTTACATCCATTAGTTTGTAAGGGTTTCAATGCAGactttgatggggatcaaatggctgttcatgtacctttatctttggaagctcaagcggaggctcgtttacttatgttttctcatatgaatctcttgtctccagctattggggatcctatttccgtaccaactcaagatatgcttatcggactctatttattaacgatcgggaatcgtcgaggtatttgtgcaaataggtataatccatatagatatagttgcggaaactaccaaaataaaaaggttgacaataaaaaaaatgactataggtatacggaaaAGAAAGAACCCTATTTTTCTAGTTCCTATGATGCACTTGGAGCTTATCAACAGAAACGAATTAGTTTAGATAGTCCTTTGTGGCTCCGATGGAGACTAGATCAACGTGTCATTGGCTCAAGAGAAGTTCCCATCGAAGTTCAATATGAATCTTTGGGTacttatcatgagatttatgggcactatctaatagaaggaagtgtaacaaaggaaatccgttgtatatacattcgaactactcttggtcatatttctttttatcggGAAATAGAAGAAGCCATACAGGGGTTTTGTCGAGCCTACTCATACGCTATCTAAACTAAGAAATCAGATTAGGCGATGTTCGTGCCCATGGGAATTCGGGTCTCCCCAATTTCACTGGTATCATAATTTCTGAATTTCTGCGTGAATCAAGATTGAGATTGAGGAAAGGAAGTTTTCGAATCACTAACTCAGGTCCATTGTCGAATCCTActtagcagaataaatataagaggtactgtacttatggcagaacgggccgatctggtctttcacaataaagtgataaatggaactgttatgaaacgacttattagcaggttaatagatcatttcggaatggcatatacatcacatatcttggatcaagtaaagactttgggtttccaacaagccactgctacatctatttcattaggaattgatgatcttttaacaatcccttctaagggatggttagtccaagacgctgaacaacaaagttttattttggataaacaccatcattatgggaatgtacacgcggtagaaaaattacgtcaatccattgagatatggtatgctacaagtgaatatttgagacaagaaatgaatcctaattttcggatgactgatccttctaatccagtatatctaatgtccttttcgggagctaggggaaatgcatctcagatacaccaattagtaggtatgagaggattaatgtcggatccccaaggacaaatgattgatttacccattcaaagcaatttacgtgaaggactttctttgacagaatatataatttcctgttatggagcccgcaaaggagttgtagatactgctgtacgaacatcagatgctggatacctcacacgtagacttgttgaagtagttcaacatattattgtacgtagaacagattgtggcactatccgaggtatttccgtgagtcctcgaaatgggatgacggaaaaaatttttgtccaaacactaattggtcgtgtattagcggacgatatatatatcggtctacgatgccttgccactcgaaatcaagatattgggattggacttgtcaatcgattcataacctttcgagcacaaccaatatatattcgaaccccctttacttgcaggagtacatcttggatctgccaattatgttatggtcggagtcctactcatggcgacctggtcgaattgggagaagctgtaggtattattgcgggtcaatcaattggggaaccaggaactcaactaacattaagaacttttcataccggtggagtattcacaggcggtactgccgagcatgtacgagctccttctaatggaaaaataaaattcaatgaggatttggttcatcccacacgtacccgtcatgggcatcctgcttttctatgttctatagacttgtatgtaactattgagagtcgggatattctacataatgtaaatattccaccaaaaagttttattttagttcaaaataatcaatatgtagaatcagaacaagtgattgctgagattcgtgctggaacgtccacttttcattttaaagagaaggtacgaaaacatatttattctgaatcagagggagaaatgcactggagtaccgatgtccaccatgcacctgaatatacatatggtaatgttcatctattatcaaaaacgagtcatttatggatattagcgggaggtccgtgcagatccagtatagtgtctttttcgctccacaaggatcaagatcaaatgaatgtttattctttttctgtcgaagaaagatatatctctgacctatcaatgactaatggtcgaataagacataaattgttggatacttctggtaaaaaagataagaaaattattgactattcaataagacctgatcaaacgatgtctaatggtcatttgaatttcatatatccttctattatccaagggaattcttatttcttggcgaaaaagcgaagaaatagattcatcatcccattacaatacaatcaagaacgagagaaagaactaataccctgttttggtatttcgatcgaaataccaaaacagggtattttacgtagaaatagtattcttgcttattttgatgatccacgatacagaagaagcaattcaggaattactaaatatggaaccgtagaggtcaattcaatcataaaaaaagaggatttgattgagtatcgaggaccaaaagaatttagtccgaaataccaaacgaaagtagatcggttttttttcattctcgaagaagtgcatatcttacccggatcttcgttgataatggtccggaacaatagtatcattggagtagatacacaactcgctttaaatacaagaagtcgagtaggcggattagtccgagtggagagaaaaaaaaaaaatattgaactaaaaatattttccggagatatttattttcctggagaggcagataagatatccaggcacagcggcattttgataccaccggaaacagaaaaaaaaatttctaaggaatcaaaaaaatggaaaaattggatctatgtccaacggatcacacctaccaagaaaaagtattttgttttggttcgacccgtagtcacatatgaaatagctgatggcataaatttagcaacactttttcctcaagatctcctgcgggaaaaggataatgtccaacttagagttgtcaattatatccttcatggaaatggcaagtcaattcgaggaatttctcacacaagtattcaattagttcggacttgcttagtattgaattgggatcaagagcaaaaaggttctccggaagaggttcacgcttcctttgttgaggtaagaacaaatgatctgattcgagatttcataagaattgagttagtcaagtccactatttcgtataccggaaaaagatatgatagggcaagttccggattgatttccgataatggattagatcgcacaaatatcaatccttttttttacaaggccaggattcaatcacttacccaacatcaaggtactattggtacattgttaaatcgaaataaggaatgccaatctttgataattttgtcatcatccaattgttttcgaattggcccattcaatggttcaaaatataacaatatgacaaaagaatcggatcccataatcccaattaaggatttgctgggtcccttaggcactattgtacctaaaatagcaaatttctattcatcttaccatttaataacttataatcagatcttgttaaagaaatatttgctacttgacaattttcaacagactttccaagtacttcaagtacttaaatactgtttaatagatgaaaataggaggatttataaccccgatccatgcagtaacatcattttgaatccattccatttgaattggcactttctccatcacgattattgggaagagacatctaaaaaaattcgtcttggacaatttttttgtgaaaatgtatgtctattcaaatacgaaccacacgtagaaaaatctggtcagatcataattgttcatgttgactccttagttataagatcggctaagccctatttggccactccaggagctactgttcatggccattatggagaaatcttttacgaaggagatacattagttacatttatatatgaaaaatcgagatctggtgacataacgcaaggtcttccaaaagtggaacaaatcttagaagtacgttctattgattcaatatcgatgaacctcgaaaggagagttgaaggttggaacgaaggtataccaaaaattcttggaatcccctggggattcttgattcaagcggagctaaccatagttcaaagtcgtatctctttggttaataaaatccaaaaggtttatcgatcccagggggtacagatccataatagacatatagagattattgtacgtcaag
The Musa acuminata AAA Group cultivar baxijiao unplaced genomic scaffold, Cavendish_Baxijiao_AAA HiC_scaffold_905, whole genome shotgun sequence genome window above contains:
- the LOC135664901 gene encoding DNA-directed RNA polymerase subunit beta, which encodes MLRNDGNEGMSTIPGFSQIQFEGFCRFINEGLTEEFHKFPKIEDTDQEIEFKLFVERYQLVEPLINERDAVYESLTYSSELYVPAGLIWKTGRDMQEQTVFIGNIPLMNSLGTFIVNGIYRIVINQILQSPGIYYRSELDHNGISVYTSTIISDWGGRSELEIDRKARIWARVSRKQKISILILSSAMGSNLREILDNVCYPEIFLSFPNDKEKKKIGSKENAILEFYQQFACVGGDPVFSESLCKELQKKFFQQRCELGRIGRRNMNRRLNLDIPQNNTFLLPRDVLAAADHLIGIKFGMGTLDDMNHLKNKRIRSIADLLQDQFGLALVRLENAVRGTICGAIRHKLIPTPQNLVTSTSLTTTYESFFGLHPLSQVLDRTNPLTQIVHGRKLSYLGPGGLTGRTASFRIRDIHPSHYGRICPIDTSEGINVGLIGSLAIHVRIGHWGSIESPFYEISERSKEAQIVYLSPNRDEYYMVAAGNSLALNRGIQEEQVVPARYRQEFLTIAWEQIHLRSIFPFQYFSIGASLIPFIEHNDANRALMSSNMQRQAVPLSQSERCIVGTGLERQTALDSGVSAIAEHEGKIIYTDPHKIILSSNGDTTISISIPLVIYQRSNKNTCMHQKPQVPRGKCIKKGQILADGAATVGGELALGKNVLVAYMPWEGYNSEDAVLISERLVYEDIYTSFHIRKYEIQTHVTSQGPERITKEIPHLEAHLLRNLDRNGVVMLGSWVETGDILVGKLTPQTANESSYAPEDRLLRAILGIQVSTAKETSLKLPIGGRGRVIDVRWIRKKGGSCYNSEMIRVYISQKREIKVGDKVAGRHGNKGIISKILPRQDMPYLQDGTPVDMVFNPLGVPSRMNVGQIFECSLGLAGDLLKRHYRIAPFDERYEQEASRKLVFSELYEASKQTKNPWVFEPEYPGKSRIFDGRTGNPFEQPVLIGKSYILKLIHQVDDKIHGRSSGHYALVTQQPLRGRAKQGGQRVGEMEVWALEGFGVAHILQEMLTYKSDHIRARQEVLGATIIGGRVSNPEDAPESFRLLVRELRSLALELNHFLVSEKNFQINRKEA